A window of Shewanella mesophila contains these coding sequences:
- a CDS encoding PhnE/PtxC family ABC transporter permease, producing the protein MSAYFADIAIISLEPWSELSRMALGFITPDFFATESLINALWLTVSFALLGVALGLLIGAPLSLIYQSKFVSGLCAMVRGIHEIFWALLFLQLFGLSPITGILAIALPYGATFARVFHDILLQSPNTTTHTMPRGVDRISRYTYGKLGHVYPLVLAYIRYRFECALRSSAVLGFIGMPTIGFYLETAFRQGNYHEGAALLILLVLLIGTISWWVKAKLIPVYLLLSLVTLPPIGAVDGLLVWQFISHDLLPPGINGIAYGQIELSQGIDQFINWWQQLTFEQALPGMLATLVLALCALGATHLLAMWGYLAASRHLRGRLAANAGQLLLLILRSIPEYLLAFIFMMLLGPSMLPAIAALALHNGALIAYLVSRQDGAIKPSELYCPRFDHFSYEILPRIYPNLISLLFYRFEIILRETAIFGVLGIATLGFYIDSAFAEIRYSNALYLLLTTALLNVIVDIIARRLLAKRLPQGVVLGQASCVA; encoded by the coding sequence ATGTCGGCGTATTTTGCTGATATTGCCATTATTTCGTTAGAACCATGGAGTGAACTCTCTCGCATGGCGCTAGGCTTCATCACGCCCGATTTTTTTGCCACTGAATCTCTCATCAATGCGCTATGGTTAACCGTCAGTTTTGCGCTGTTAGGTGTCGCCTTAGGTCTACTGATTGGCGCACCGCTTTCGTTGATTTATCAATCAAAATTTGTTTCTGGGCTCTGCGCCATGGTGCGTGGCATTCACGAGATATTTTGGGCGTTGCTATTCTTACAACTATTTGGTTTATCGCCTATTACGGGGATTTTAGCGATCGCTTTACCCTATGGTGCGACATTTGCCCGAGTTTTCCATGATATTTTGCTGCAGTCTCCTAACACAACAACCCACACCATGCCTCGCGGTGTGGACAGGATCAGTCGTTATACCTATGGCAAGTTAGGGCATGTTTATCCCTTGGTCTTGGCTTATATTCGCTATCGGTTTGAGTGTGCACTTCGCAGCAGCGCAGTGCTTGGTTTTATTGGTATGCCTACCATAGGCTTTTATCTTGAGACCGCCTTTCGTCAAGGAAACTATCATGAAGGGGCGGCATTATTGATCTTATTGGTGCTACTTATTGGCACTATCTCTTGGTGGGTAAAGGCAAAGCTGATCCCGGTTTATCTGTTGTTATCTCTTGTGACCTTGCCCCCCATCGGTGCCGTTGATGGTTTATTAGTGTGGCAATTTATTAGTCATGATTTGCTACCTCCAGGGATCAATGGCATCGCTTATGGCCAGATTGAGCTGAGTCAGGGGATAGATCAGTTTATTAATTGGTGGCAGCAACTGACCTTTGAGCAAGCTTTACCTGGGATGCTGGCGACATTGGTTTTGGCGCTATGCGCATTAGGTGCAACACATCTACTGGCAATGTGGGGATACCTAGCAGCGAGTCGACATCTGCGTGGCCGATTAGCAGCTAACGCTGGTCAGCTGTTGCTGCTGATATTAAGGTCGATACCTGAATACTTGCTGGCCTTTATTTTTATGATGTTGCTTGGGCCATCTATGTTACCCGCCATAGCGGCGCTAGCACTTCATAATGGCGCATTAATCGCGTATTTGGTCTCGAGACAGGACGGTGCAATAAAACCCAGTGAATTGTATTGTCCGCGATTTGACCATTTTTCTTACGAGATTCTGCCGCGGATCTACCCAAATTTAATCTCGCTGCTATTTTATCGCTTTGAGATTATTTTGCGTGAAACAGCCATTTTCGGCGTATTGGGAATAGCGACCTTAGGTTTTTATATTGACAGTGCATTTGCTGAAATCCGTTATAGCAATGCACTGTATTTATTGCTGACGACAGCCCTGTTAAATGTAATTGTCGATATTATAGCTCGTCGATTATTAGCCAAACGATTGCCTCAAGGCGTGGTGCTTGGGCAAGCTTCCTGTGTTGCTTAG
- a CDS encoding ATP-binding cassette domain-containing protein yields the protein MLALESISLHYHDKRVIDELSLSIAHGEKLAIVGASGAGKSTLLSHIYQQLQCNAALCSQSQGLVDALSVYHNVFMGALSRHHWLYNLANLAWPFKRHLSDVKLLCDSLFLDVSLDTKVSSLSGGQRQRVALARAIYQHQPVFIGDEAFSALDPIMARRLVELVLAKHETVIMVLHDCALALAHFDRVIGLQQGKIALDKPAKQLSAQQLSDFFDNAPKIAV from the coding sequence GTGTTAGCGCTAGAGTCAATATCGCTGCATTATCACGATAAACGTGTGATCGATGAGCTGTCGCTATCTATCGCCCACGGTGAAAAGTTGGCTATAGTGGGGGCTTCAGGCGCGGGTAAGTCAACCTTGCTTAGCCATATCTATCAGCAACTTCAGTGTAATGCGGCATTGTGCTCTCAGTCTCAAGGCCTCGTGGATGCATTAAGCGTTTATCACAATGTATTTATGGGGGCGTTAAGCCGACACCATTGGCTCTATAATTTGGCTAACCTAGCGTGGCCGTTTAAGCGGCATCTTAGTGATGTAAAATTACTTTGTGATTCACTGTTTCTTGATGTTTCACTCGATACTAAGGTGTCCTCCTTGTCTGGTGGACAGCGTCAGCGAGTTGCTCTTGCTCGAGCCATTTATCAACATCAGCCAGTCTTTATTGGAGATGAGGCTTTTTCTGCACTGGATCCTATTATGGCCAGGCGTTTGGTTGAGCTGGTGCTGGCTAAGCATGAGACGGTTATCATGGTATTGCATGATTGTGCTTTGGCCTTAGCGCATTTCGATAGAGTCATTGGCTTGCAACAAGGCAAGATAGCATTAGACAAACCAGCTAAACAACTGAGTGCGCAGCAGCTTAGTGACTTTTTCGATAATGCGCCAAAGATTGCAGTGTAA
- a CDS encoding putative selenate ABC transporter substrate-binding protein has translation MSLVKTVSLLLACLVMPAAWAQTFTFTAIPDENESQLKTRFDKVARYLEAELGVEVAYVPVKSYAAAVTAFRNNQVQLAWFGGLSGVQARRLVPGSNAIAQGYEDQYFKSYFIAHHSTPLVQSTNFPNLNGYTFTFGSKGSTSGRLMPQFYIERNMGKKIEDIFPRTGFSGDHSRTIAQVEAGAYQVGAVNYKVWESMVEKGEVDTNKVKVIWESPAYPDYQWTVRAGVDQVYGAGFSDKLKSVLINMKDPDLLASFPRQSFVEATNQAYEPIESVAQTIGLLD, from the coding sequence ATGTCGTTAGTTAAAACGGTTTCTCTACTGCTTGCATGTTTAGTTATGCCTGCTGCTTGGGCTCAAACCTTCACGTTTACCGCTATTCCTGACGAGAATGAGAGTCAGCTTAAAACACGTTTTGATAAGGTTGCTCGATATTTGGAAGCAGAGCTTGGAGTTGAAGTCGCTTATGTCCCTGTAAAATCTTACGCAGCGGCGGTTACGGCCTTTCGTAATAATCAAGTGCAATTAGCTTGGTTTGGTGGCCTTTCTGGCGTGCAGGCTAGACGTCTGGTGCCGGGGTCAAATGCCATTGCACAAGGATATGAGGATCAATATTTTAAAAGCTATTTTATCGCTCATCACTCCACGCCATTAGTTCAATCAACTAATTTTCCTAACCTCAATGGTTATACTTTTACGTTTGGTTCGAAAGGGTCAACTTCTGGTCGATTAATGCCGCAGTTTTATATCGAACGTAACATGGGCAAGAAGATTGAAGATATTTTCCCTCGTACTGGGTTTTCGGGTGATCACAGCCGCACGATTGCGCAGGTGGAGGCCGGGGCTTATCAAGTTGGTGCGGTAAATTATAAAGTATGGGAATCAATGGTTGAGAAAGGTGAGGTCGATACCAATAAAGTGAAAGTGATTTGGGAGAGTCCTGCTTATCCTGATTATCAGTGGACCGTTAGAGCTGGAGTGGATCAAGTGTACGGCGCGGGTTTTAGCGACAAACTAAAGAGCGTGCTAATCAATATGAAAGATCCGGACCTATTAGCCAGTTTTCCTCGCCAGTCTTTTGTAGAGGCCACTAATCAGGCTTATGAACCGATAGAGTCTGTGGCTCAAACGATTGGTTTGTTAGATTAA
- a CDS encoding response regulator: protein MRILVVEDDPILSHHLKVQLSELGNQVQVALTAKEGFYQATNYPIDVAIVDLGLPDQDGISLIQSLRDAELKAPVLILTARVNWQDKVEGLNAGADDYLVKPFQKEELVARLDALVRRSAGFVKPIITSGPLALDLAAKQVSLNDEPMEVTAFEYLILEYLMRHCHEVVAKQRLLDVIYGDKEGDPNTIEVMVSRLRKKLSNGGLDNPIATIRGQGYKFNLPCS from the coding sequence ATGAGAATATTGGTTGTTGAAGACGATCCTATTTTATCGCACCATCTAAAAGTCCAATTAAGTGAATTAGGTAATCAAGTTCAGGTCGCATTGACTGCCAAAGAGGGCTTTTATCAAGCAACCAATTATCCTATTGATGTTGCCATTGTTGATTTAGGTCTACCCGATCAAGATGGCATAAGCCTTATTCAAAGTTTAAGAGATGCAGAGCTTAAAGCCCCTGTTTTAATCCTCACCGCCCGCGTTAATTGGCAAGATAAAGTCGAAGGCCTAAATGCGGGCGCCGATGATTACCTCGTCAAACCGTTTCAAAAAGAGGAGTTAGTCGCTAGGCTTGACGCGCTCGTTCGTCGCAGCGCAGGCTTTGTAAAACCTATCATTACCAGTGGCCCTTTAGCGTTAGATCTTGCCGCTAAACAAGTTTCACTAAACGACGAGCCAATGGAGGTTACCGCATTTGAATACCTGATTTTGGAATACCTCATGCGCCATTGTCACGAAGTCGTGGCGAAACAACGTCTCTTAGATGTCATTTATGGTGATAAAGAGGGCGACCCAAACACGATAGAAGTCATGGTAAGCCGATTACGTAAAAAACTCTCAAACGGTGGGTTAGATAATCCAATTGCCACTATTCGTGGTCAAGGCTACAAGTTTAATCTTCCATGCAGCTAA
- a CDS encoding ATP-binding protein, which yields MQLKLKLKRRLLTRMFVTSLSIIALVGFGLAWLVNILYAQNNYNEETAKLIAEIPKVAAELKEHNLIPENTNWLEENTTPEKYILASCDKSYKQVWTSSLAVDRGLFDACERFNDIRLDAPPYYLNLSDNKNYFVYLLSVELANQQYNLLVMKDAHNLEQELNKFSRRTYWRLGMLFALALVLLISAGYWGMRPLVRMRNELQQVSSGKAKSLSQDYPVELEGVTQALNQLLVQSSAQQERYQNAMNDLAHSLKTRLAAVHAITDDTSLDKDAASEKVMEQVSQMDQLVKYQLKRAMLGRKGLKQEQTPVSPLVEQLTQMLFKVYRDKQVNFSADIAKEQAFPGDKGDLMELCGNLMENAFKMCISQVVVSSYYNDNSEFVLIVEDDGPGIPEKIRQDILERGARADTQKAGQGIGLAVCNEIVTSYNGTLAIETSQLEGAKFTITIPI from the coding sequence ATGCAGCTAAAACTTAAATTGAAACGCCGCCTACTCACCCGCATGTTTGTCACCTCATTGTCAATCATTGCCCTAGTAGGCTTTGGCTTAGCTTGGCTAGTGAATATTCTTTATGCTCAGAACAATTACAATGAGGAAACCGCTAAACTGATCGCTGAGATCCCTAAAGTGGCTGCAGAGCTAAAAGAGCATAATCTGATCCCAGAAAATACCAACTGGTTGGAAGAAAATACCACGCCAGAAAAGTATATTCTGGCAAGCTGCGATAAAAGCTACAAACAAGTATGGACCTCTTCGCTTGCCGTAGACCGTGGTTTATTTGATGCATGCGAGCGATTTAACGATATTCGTTTAGATGCGCCTCCTTATTATCTCAACCTGTCCGATAACAAAAATTACTTTGTTTATCTACTCTCTGTAGAGTTGGCGAACCAGCAATACAACTTATTGGTCATGAAAGATGCCCATAACTTAGAGCAAGAGTTAAATAAATTCAGTCGCCGTACCTACTGGCGCTTAGGAATGCTATTCGCACTCGCACTCGTGCTACTCATTAGCGCTGGCTATTGGGGAATGCGGCCATTAGTACGTATGCGAAATGAGTTACAGCAAGTCAGTAGTGGCAAAGCCAAGTCCCTTTCTCAAGATTACCCGGTTGAATTAGAAGGCGTCACTCAAGCGCTTAACCAGTTATTGGTACAATCAAGCGCGCAGCAAGAGCGGTATCAAAACGCAATGAACGACTTGGCTCATAGCCTTAAAACACGTTTAGCCGCAGTACACGCCATTACCGACGATACAAGTTTAGATAAGGATGCCGCGAGTGAGAAAGTAATGGAACAGGTCAGTCAAATGGATCAACTGGTCAAATATCAATTGAAACGCGCAATGCTAGGTCGAAAAGGACTCAAGCAGGAACAGACACCAGTTAGCCCACTAGTAGAGCAGCTTACACAGATGTTATTTAAGGTTTATCGAGACAAGCAAGTAAATTTCAGCGCAGATATTGCTAAAGAGCAAGCTTTCCCTGGTGATAAAGGCGATTTAATGGAGCTTTGTGGCAACCTTATGGAAAACGCATTCAAAATGTGCATTAGCCAAGTCGTCGTCAGCTCATATTACAATGACAACAGCGAGTTTGTGTTAATCGTAGAAGATGATGGCCCAGGCATACCCGAAAAAATCAGGCAAGATATCCTAGAGCGAGGTGCTAGAGCCGATACACAAAAAGCAGGCCAAGGAATTGGCCTAGCTGTCTGTAATGAGATCGTCACTAGCTACAATGGAACGCTTGCAATAGAAACTTCACAGCTTGAAGGAGCGAAGTTTACTATCACCATCCCCATCTAG
- a CDS encoding 2OG-Fe(II) oxygenase family protein — translation MDFIEVYPDAIPEELCDRLMAAFDSHPGVIDGQTGHGVDLEKKVSRDITMDNFQELTPLKNELLNYTLKNAANYFDKYSMALMGGVAVKVADEQGKPTTLTPENFERLGRHRVQPLVQYLYRSGAINIQKYIQGKGGYPHWHSEQFPQLGHNEALHRVVLYMYYLNDVEEGGETEFYYQQRKVQPKKGTMVIAPAGFTHSHRGNMPISGDKYIATSWIMFNRAEKLYTPVG, via the coding sequence ATGGATTTTATTGAAGTTTATCCTGATGCGATACCCGAAGAGTTATGTGATCGCTTGATGGCGGCCTTTGACTCTCATCCTGGAGTGATCGATGGACAAACGGGTCACGGAGTTGATCTTGAGAAGAAAGTGAGCCGTGATATCACCATGGATAATTTTCAAGAGCTTACACCACTAAAAAATGAATTACTTAATTATACGCTAAAAAATGCAGCAAATTATTTTGATAAGTATTCTATGGCCCTAATGGGTGGTGTTGCGGTGAAAGTTGCCGATGAGCAGGGCAAGCCTACAACCTTGACGCCAGAGAATTTTGAACGATTAGGTCGCCATCGAGTTCAACCTTTGGTGCAATACCTCTATCGTAGCGGGGCGATTAATATTCAGAAGTATATTCAAGGCAAGGGCGGTTACCCCCATTGGCACTCTGAACAGTTTCCACAATTGGGACACAATGAAGCCTTGCATCGAGTGGTATTGTATATGTATTACCTTAACGATGTAGAAGAGGGTGGCGAAACCGAATTCTATTATCAGCAACGCAAAGTTCAACCGAAAAAGGGCACTATGGTTATCGCCCCCGCGGGGTTCACCCATAGCCATAGGGGAAACATGCCCATTAGTGGTGACAAATATATTGCCACCTCATGGATAATGTTTAATCGAGCTGAAAAGCTATATACCCCTGTGGGTTAA
- a CDS encoding HD-GYP domain-containing protein, translating to MSKSCKVKASQLQVGNFVRLPVSWKEHPFLFNSFRLKEEAQIELIKKLGIDYVFVDLSKSTVPPLSKEVTNEKTIKQSDAEMDALQAEMDKNKLDRIEHLKKMRRDLQKTEQQFDRSVAMMRNLISKLRNRPLNAISDAKELISDITEQLINSENLVLHLMSDAKDSEGIYYHSLNVAVLSMMVAKELEWSREEIEAVGIGALFHDTGKLKIPSQLTRKKTPLTTPEINFIKQHPAMGVELLKLADNFPETALPIVRDHHEYLDGTGYPKGLKGEQITLPTQLVAAVNLYDQLCHPEGQKKAKTPYAALGFLYKNYKEKLNHETIGKLIKMLGIYPPGSVVELSSGQFAMVMAVNLEKLLFPRILVYDPLVPKDQAPIVDLESEGLTIVKCIAPSALPEKIHKYLSPRERVSYYFGDSTKP from the coding sequence ATGAGCAAAAGCTGTAAGGTAAAAGCGAGTCAACTTCAAGTCGGCAATTTTGTAAGATTACCAGTCTCATGGAAAGAGCATCCATTTTTATTTAATTCATTCCGTCTTAAAGAAGAAGCCCAAATTGAGTTAATTAAAAAACTCGGTATCGATTATGTATTTGTTGATCTTAGCAAAAGTACAGTTCCTCCGTTAAGCAAGGAAGTCACAAACGAAAAGACGATAAAGCAGTCCGATGCCGAAATGGATGCATTGCAAGCGGAGATGGACAAAAACAAGCTCGACAGAATTGAACACCTTAAAAAGATGAGGCGAGATTTACAAAAAACAGAGCAACAGTTCGACCGATCTGTTGCCATGATGCGTAACCTGATATCTAAACTACGAAATCGTCCACTCAACGCCATCAGTGATGCAAAAGAGCTAATCTCTGACATTACAGAGCAACTCATCAACTCGGAAAATCTTGTATTACACTTAATGAGCGACGCCAAAGACAGTGAAGGGATCTACTATCATTCTCTTAACGTCGCCGTGCTATCAATGATGGTCGCAAAAGAGCTGGAATGGTCGCGAGAAGAGATCGAAGCTGTCGGTATTGGAGCGCTATTTCATGACACTGGTAAATTAAAAATTCCATCTCAGTTGACGCGTAAAAAGACACCGCTCACAACACCAGAGATTAACTTCATCAAACAACACCCTGCAATGGGAGTTGAATTACTCAAGCTGGCTGATAACTTCCCTGAAACTGCGCTTCCCATCGTCAGAGATCACCATGAATACCTCGACGGAACGGGTTACCCCAAAGGCTTAAAAGGGGAACAGATAACCCTACCGACACAGCTTGTTGCTGCAGTCAATCTTTATGACCAACTGTGCCATCCAGAGGGTCAAAAAAAGGCGAAGACGCCTTACGCCGCATTGGGTTTTCTTTATAAAAATTATAAAGAAAAACTCAACCATGAGACCATAGGTAAACTAATAAAAATGCTTGGAATCTATCCACCAGGCAGCGTAGTAGAACTCTCTAGTGGGCAATTTGCAATGGTCATGGCGGTTAATTTGGAAAAACTATTGTTTCCAAGAATTTTAGTTTATGACCCATTAGTCCCCAAAGATCAGGCTCCGATCGTCGATTTGGAAAGCGAAGGATTGACCATTGTAAAATGTATAGCCCCATCGGCGTTACCAGAGAAGATCCATAAGTATCTAAGCCCTAGAGAGCGCGTCAGTTACTATTTTGGCGATAGCACTAAGCCTTAA
- a CDS encoding DUF3135 domain-containing protein yields MVELPDFDSLQWLAQHAPQQLTNLQNNLSQEVINEAAERNRPQLESICHHLKLQMSRCSNPYARCYLSLKLMNDKFLSLNEVITNPKTYKENKAAILPYPSKKAL; encoded by the coding sequence ATGGTTGAATTACCTGACTTCGATAGTTTGCAGTGGTTAGCCCAACATGCGCCACAACAATTAACAAACTTACAAAACAATCTCAGCCAAGAAGTGATCAATGAAGCTGCTGAACGAAATCGTCCTCAACTAGAATCGATTTGTCATCATCTAAAGCTGCAGATGTCCCGTTGTAGCAACCCTTATGCTAGGTGTTACTTGTCGTTAAAACTGATGAACGACAAATTTTTATCCCTTAATGAAGTAATAACCAATCCCAAAACCTATAAAGAAAATAAGGCAGCGATCCTGCCTTACCCAAGTAAAAAAGCCTTATAG
- the corA gene encoding magnesium/cobalt transporter CorA: MITAYVYEDSKLSIVELNVQDSVPSGTLWLDLFKPEEDEREWLRGYSVEELPEEEDINEIEASARFYQNKDGLHINSLFPQRVGQDVKGVNISFNLRSQFLVTLREDDVGLIRLLRNYLRLGRLEVKTPQALFLELFNLKVDYLSDLIEDVYSVLENVGEQVFESDELDDVFKLITLQEDSNGKIRLSLLDTQRSLRYMQRYYRGQLSDEDLKDLREMLSDIESLMPHSQFIFDKLNFLLDAAMGFSGLQQNKIIKIFSVAAVIFLPPTVIASAYGMNFANMPELEWQWGYPMAILMMFGSAASTYFFFKRKGWL; this comes from the coding sequence ATGATCACTGCTTATGTCTATGAAGATAGTAAGTTATCTATCGTCGAATTAAATGTTCAAGATAGCGTCCCATCGGGTACATTATGGTTAGATCTGTTTAAACCCGAAGAGGATGAGCGTGAGTGGCTAAGAGGCTATTCAGTAGAGGAGTTGCCTGAAGAGGAAGATATCAATGAGATTGAGGCTTCTGCTCGTTTTTATCAAAACAAAGATGGTTTACATATTAATTCGCTTTTCCCTCAGCGTGTTGGCCAAGATGTAAAGGGCGTCAACATCTCGTTTAATTTACGTTCTCAATTTCTAGTGACCTTACGCGAAGATGATGTTGGTCTGATCCGACTGCTTAGGAACTATTTACGTTTGGGGCGGTTAGAGGTGAAAACACCGCAAGCACTTTTCTTAGAGTTATTTAACCTTAAAGTTGATTACCTATCGGATCTGATTGAAGACGTTTACTCGGTCCTTGAAAATGTGGGCGAGCAAGTTTTTGAAAGCGATGAACTCGATGATGTATTTAAACTCATTACCTTACAAGAAGATTCTAACGGAAAGATCCGTTTAAGTTTGCTCGATACCCAAAGATCCTTGCGTTATATGCAGCGTTATTATCGTGGTCAATTGAGTGATGAGGATTTAAAAGACTTACGTGAGATGTTGTCTGATATTGAATCTTTGATGCCTCATAGTCAGTTTATTTTCGATAAGCTCAACTTTTTACTTGATGCTGCAATGGGTTTTAGTGGATTACAGCAGAATAAAATTATTAAGATATTTTCGGTTGCTGCGGTTATTTTCCTGCCACCTACCGTGATAGCAAGTGCCTACGGCATGAACTTTGCCAATATGCCTGAACTCGAGTGGCAATGGGGTTATCCCATGGCGATTTTAATGATGTTCGGTAGCGCAGCATCGACTTACTTTTTCTTTAAACGTAAGGGATGGCTATAA
- a CDS encoding YccT family protein — MKKSLPMSLVSSFLLLPTAQAAITINLPNNTEPLLLNAEEIEDRSLTADNGTQQIVFKYQSNYRQQGQRQRFTSDPVILTFTGEDSVYTIELSSINSSKDAIKFNHAPNVTITNNHGESISYHIDTLTKEGIQLGRNYQQELKAYNLTSAPAALLPTNTSKPISIETQVMKSDSKTDDTEQIDVGKMLDFWYQQADQETKKAFKKRINAQKE; from the coding sequence ATGAAAAAATCATTACCTATGTCGCTGGTAAGCTCATTTTTGCTATTACCTACCGCACAAGCCGCTATCACAATTAACTTGCCCAATAATACTGAGCCACTGCTACTTAATGCTGAAGAGATAGAAGACAGGTCGTTAACTGCCGATAATGGTACTCAACAAATTGTATTCAAGTATCAATCAAACTACAGACAACAAGGTCAACGACAACGTTTCACGTCAGACCCTGTCATCCTGACTTTTACTGGTGAAGATAGTGTCTACACAATAGAGTTGTCGTCGATTAATTCATCAAAAGATGCAATTAAATTTAATCACGCGCCTAACGTCACCATCACCAATAACCATGGAGAATCTATCTCCTACCACATAGATACACTAACTAAAGAGGGGATCCAACTCGGACGAAACTACCAGCAAGAACTCAAAGCGTACAACCTGACATCGGCTCCTGCAGCCCTATTGCCCACTAATACTTCCAAACCGATATCAATCGAGACACAAGTAATGAAAAGTGATAGTAAAACAGATGACACTGAGCAAATCGATGTCGGAAAGATGCTGGATTTTTGGTATCAGCAAGCAGATCAAGAGACCAAGAAAGCATTCAAGAAACGAATAAATGCACAAAAAGAGTAA
- a CDS encoding cold-shock protein has translation MSQVTGVVKWFNSDKGFGFIEQESGPDVFVHFRAINSDGFKTLDEGQKVQFTVTQGQKGPQAENVTVL, from the coding sequence ATGTCTCAAGTTACTGGCGTTGTTAAGTGGTTCAACTCTGACAAAGGTTTTGGTTTTATCGAGCAAGAGTCTGGCCCAGACGTTTTCGTACACTTCCGTGCGATCAACTCTGACGGTTTCAAAACTCTTGACGAAGGTCAGAAAGTGCAGTTCACTGTGACTCAAGGTCAAAAAGGTCCACAAGCTGAGAACGTAACTGTTCTTTAA
- the rlmA gene encoding 23S rRNA (guanine(745)-N(1))-methyltransferase: MNYRCPICLQPLNLNQMTWSCSNNHRFDCAKEGYVNLLPVQKKRSKDPGDNKEMMFARREFLNKGYYQAMSDRVNQLAVQFALSAVRGLDIGCGEGYYSHRLQQQMVSRGEFALNGVDISKSALKYAAKRYRDIDFCVASSFEMPFDDNCFDFMLRIYAPSLDVELRRVAKDGAILITVSAGPQHHFALKELIYDNPRPHPDIVSEIEGFELIHSERVEQVLQLSDAVDIQHFLAMTPYNWKFTAEQKQELTKQAFECELDFKIEVFRAN, translated from the coding sequence ATGAATTATCGTTGCCCAATCTGTCTGCAACCTTTAAATCTTAATCAAATGACTTGGTCTTGTAGTAACAATCATCGATTCGATTGTGCAAAAGAGGGCTATGTCAACCTCCTGCCTGTTCAGAAGAAACGTTCAAAAGATCCTGGTGATAATAAGGAGATGATGTTTGCTCGCAGAGAGTTTTTAAACAAGGGATACTATCAAGCGATGAGCGATAGAGTTAATCAGTTGGCTGTCCAGTTTGCACTGAGTGCTGTACGAGGGCTAGATATAGGTTGCGGCGAAGGCTACTACTCTCATCGATTGCAGCAACAGATGGTGTCACGAGGTGAGTTTGCACTCAACGGTGTCGATATCTCTAAATCGGCACTTAAATATGCGGCAAAACGCTATAGAGATATCGATTTTTGTGTCGCAAGTAGTTTTGAAATGCCTTTTGATGATAACTGTTTTGATTTTATGTTGAGAATATACGCTCCGTCTCTTGACGTTGAACTTAGGCGAGTAGCGAAAGACGGTGCTATTTTGATCACTGTTTCGGCAGGGCCACAGCATCACTTCGCGCTAAAAGAGTTGATTTATGATAATCCAAGGCCTCATCCTGATATAGTGAGTGAGATAGAGGGATTTGAGCTGATCCATAGTGAGCGAGTTGAACAGGTTTTACAGTTATCTGATGCTGTCGATATTCAACATTTTTTAGCCATGACTCCTTATAATTGGAAGTTTACTGCTGAACAAAAGCAGGAATTAACAAAACAGGCCTTTGAGTGTGAGTTAGATTTTAAGATTGAAGTTTTTCGAGCCAACTAG